The following are encoded together in the Pseudodesulfovibrio indicus genome:
- a CDS encoding DMT family transporter encodes MTWFLLSVGAAFFMASNSAFIKRFFSDLSAWEMSLIPYFYGLPFFLAALPVIDIPPIGPGFLPHLAWVLPLLMVAIILYYRAIRLSPLSLTLPFLSFTPVFVLLTGGLILDEHLSALGVTGMLLVVAGGYVLNLDSAKYGLLGPIRAVWHEPGSAIMLAVAVLFGLTSVGGKVIILESSPLFAALVIFSLYGLVLTLILILTGKASLKNLTRRPLLGLVAGLIVFAEAACHNLAMNLTAAAYMITIKRTAGLLSVLYGWLLFKETGIRYRLLGTAIMTAGAAIIALWG; translated from the coding sequence GTGACCTGGTTCCTGCTGTCCGTGGGGGCCGCCTTTTTCATGGCCTCCAACTCCGCGTTCATCAAACGGTTCTTCTCGGACCTCTCCGCCTGGGAGATGAGCCTCATCCCCTATTTCTACGGGCTGCCGTTCTTCCTCGCCGCCCTGCCGGTCATCGACATTCCGCCCATCGGACCGGGGTTCCTGCCGCACCTGGCCTGGGTCCTCCCGCTGCTCATGGTCGCCATCATACTCTATTACCGGGCCATCCGCCTGTCGCCCCTGTCGCTGACCCTGCCCTTCCTGAGCTTCACCCCGGTCTTCGTGCTGCTGACCGGCGGGCTCATCCTGGACGAGCACCTCTCCGCGCTCGGCGTGACGGGCATGCTCCTGGTGGTCGCGGGCGGCTACGTGCTCAATCTCGATTCGGCCAAATACGGCTTGCTCGGCCCCATAAGAGCCGTCTGGCACGAACCCGGCTCGGCCATCATGCTCGCGGTCGCCGTGCTGTTCGGGCTGACCTCGGTGGGCGGCAAGGTCATCATCCTCGAATCCTCGCCCCTGTTCGCGGCCCTGGTCATCTTTTCCCTGTACGGCCTTGTGCTGACCCTCATCCTGATCCTGACGGGCAAGGCATCCCTCAAGAATCTCACCCGCAGGCCGCTGCTCGGTCTCGTTGCCGGGCTGATCGTCTTTGCCGAGGCCGCCTGCCACAACCTTGCCATGAACCTGACGGCGGCGGCCTACATGATCACCATCAAGCGGACTGCAGGGTTGCTTTCCGTGCTGTACGGCTGGCTGCTCTTCAAGGAAACCGGCATCCGCTACCGGCTGCTCGGCACCGCCATCATGACCGCCGGAGCCGCCATCATCGCCCTGTGGGGCTGA